In Eriocheir sinensis breed Jianghai 21 chromosome 8, ASM2467909v1, whole genome shotgun sequence, the following proteins share a genomic window:
- the LOC126995628 gene encoding zinc finger protein 490-like, whose amino-acid sequence MFSFRDLVESMEKNKYESVKQKPPPIQPPLQNISSYEAHKDCEITPRSQASQCKVEATDEAEDGWERREGLWGCNESREDQEQERKGIWWKDEEFGVTRTGQHENDKMEIEATHTKIKDTEKALTLKRKQPSMTSGNSNCYNNLYAPLRKSCTLPGTLSPLPDLAHTEETLGKQNVESSNLKVRCSRGSGCEQGHNSDHDPPDPSSWSPSGDQYDVLGKLEYLGGSKRKVRGIDNQYRTAEERYSFEFVDETIEDCHQFGDDSLRKVADSIGSEGTSEEFTSQEFFIHASYNSRQYFDDVWHRGVSGKDTRTLGKHLGSNTKQAENARGCDLNCPVTMWPLNNTTSAFTPLIGDKQQTNSATYKNAACCDFQTKNKVRVEHKWTTQNSTGHGESQNSKDSEHVTSKGSHKPGKKESTRPASKRGRNSGIPSKQSTRGLSKKLDSAAYNKQIDRTAFKTNERPLNYKTRNIRKHKGTETKIGFHETDNKAEDTRGNEEPRSSSPSSLGFRCPRCSCWWRDEASLARHLRQHAPARPFACADCPSRFNQLVHLQIHRRTHSGEKPFRCTSCSASFSRKDRLRSHERRHSGEQPYTCPYCSLSFRDAASLRSHVPVHALQLPFTCRVCRSTFAHLSTFTSHWRQHK is encoded by the exons ATGTTCAGTTTCCGTGATCTTGTGGAGTCAATGGAAAAGAACAAATATGAGAGTGTAAAACAAAAGCCGCCTCCTATACAGCCTCCTCTGCAAAACATCTCCTCCTACGAGGCTCATAAAGACTGCGAGATCACCCCGAGAAGCCAGGCATCCCAGTGCAAAGTGGAGGCCACTGATGAGGCGGAGGACGGATGGGAAAGACGTGAGGGACTGTGGGGCTGCAATGAGTCACGGGAGGACCAGGAACAGGAACGGAAAGGAATATGGTGGAAGGACGAGGAGTTTGGAGTGACAAGAACAGGGCAGCATGAGAATGATAAAATGGAAATTGAAGCGACACATACAAAgataaaagatacagaaaaagctTTGACCTTAAAGAGGAAACAACCGAGCATGACGTCGGGAAACTCAAACTGTTATAATAACTTGTACGCCCCACTCAGAAAAAGTTGTACTCTGCCGGGGACATTATCACCTCTACCCGATCTAGCACACACGGAAGAAACTCTTGGGAAACAAAATGTAGAATCTTCAAACCTAAAAGTGCGCTGCAGTCGAGGCTCTGGATGCGAACAAGGACATAATTCTGATCACGATCCACCGGATCCTTCGTCTTGGAGCCCAAGTGGGGATCAATATGATGTGCTAGGTAAACTTGAATACCTAgggggaagtaaaagaaaagttcGCGGTATAGATAACCAATACAGAACAGCAGAAGAAAGATATTCTTTTGAATTTGTAGACGAAACAATAGAAGACTGTCATCAATTTGGAGACGACTCTTTAAGGAAAGTAGCGGACTCAATAGGAAGTGAAGGCACCTCGGAGGAATTCACTTCTCAAGAATTCTTTATTCATGCATCATACAATTCAAGGCAATATTTTGATGATGTATGGCACAGAGGAGTGTCAGGAAAAGACACACGCACTTTAGGGAAGCATCTTGGAAGTAACACGAAACAGGCGGAGAACGCAAGGGGCTGCGACTTGAACTGTCCCGTCACGATGTGGCCACTGAACAACACTACTTCTGCTTTCACGCCATTGATTGGAGATAAACAACAAACTAACTCTGCGACATACAAAAACGCAGCGTGTTGTGACTTCCAAACAAAGAATAAGGTGAGAGTTGAGCACAAATGGACAACACAGAATTCCACAGGCCATGGGGAATCACAAAATTCGAAAGACTCTGAACATGTAACATCTAAAGGCAGTCACAAACCTGGTAAAAAGGAAAGCACAAGACCAGCcagcaagagaggaagaaactcAGGGATTCCTTCCAAACAATCGACGAGAGGCTTGTCGAAAAAATTAGACAGTGCTGCATATAATAAACAAATCGACAGAACAGCTTTTAAAACAAACGAGAGGCCCCTAAATTATAAAACGCGTAAtataagaaaacacaaaggaactGAAACAAAAATTGGATTCCATGAAACTGACAACAAAGCTGAAGATACAAGAGGGAATGAAGAACCCCggtcatcctctccctcttcattagGATTCAG GTGTCCGCGGTGCTCGTGCTGGTGGCGGGACGAGGCCTCCCTGGCGCGCCACCTCCGCCAGCACGCCCCGGCGCGGCCCTTTGCCTGCGCTGACTGCCCCTCGCGCTTCAACCAGCTGGTGCACCTGCAGATACACCGCCGCACGCACAGCGGCGAAAAGCCCTTCCGCTGTACCTCCTGCAGCGCCTCCTTCAGCAGGAAGGACAGGCTGAG GTCGCACGAGCGGAGGCACAGTGGCGAGCAGCCCTACACGTGTCCgtactgttccctctccttccggGACGCGGCCAGCCTCCGGAGTCACGTGCCAGTTCACGCCCTCCAGCTTCCCTTCACCTGTCGCGTCTGCCGCTCCACCTTCGCACACCTGTCCACCTTCACTTCACACTGGCGACAGCACAAATAA